From the Paraflavitalea soli genome, the window CCCGGGGCTTATCAAATTGTACTGCGATCGTTACGTGTTTAGGGTAAGACAGTACGATCATGGGCAGGTTATAAATTTCCTTTACGAGGTAAAAGAATAAGGCAACCCTGTCTTCACAATCGCTTTGTTCATAAAATAAGGTCTGCTCGGGTGATAAGCGCTTTTCACTGCCAAAGTTTTTTGAATCTGTTTCAAACAGAAATGCATACCGTGTAAACCGCATGAGGTAGTCTACGCCATTTTTGGTACTCATCCGTTTCACATTCTTCCTGAGCAGGGGGATAAGAGACTGATAGGTTTCTTTACTGAGTGGGATATTGAGCTGGGATTCATAATCGACGGTAGGATAATTGGTAAAGAGGGTGATTACCTGTGGATTCAGTTTTACCTTAAAATGGTAATCGTTGTCATTATAGGTAAAATGCAGGTCTTTTTCCTCGTAATCCAGGGGGCTGAACTCGGGTAACCGGCGGATCTTATAGGAGAATCTATTTTCTGCTGCTGCTTCGGGAACGTTGATGGCGGTGAATTTTTCCTTGAGAAAATTGATGTCTTTGTAGTCGTGATAATTCAGGCACACATACTGTTTGCCGTTGTTGATGCGGGTAGGAATATTGTAAACGTCCTCATCACTACGTACATAAAACAATACACGGTCGGCCGACACGGCCAGGAAGGCATCGTAACCGGTTTGGGTGAGCAGAAACCATTTGTATAAGGTATACCGCAGGTAATCGTCGGCTTTGGGACTTATGTACTGGGCTGTTTTGCGTATGAGCTGATAAAACAGCCAATCATCGGGTTTGTATTTTTCTTTGTACGTCTTTAGTGCATTGACGATGGGACGATAATAATCATTGTTTATACTGGCATAAAATGCCTGAATAGACGGTTCGGTCAAAGGGGGCTGAAAAGACTGCAGTTTTGCTTTATCAAAAGCAAACTGAACAGGAGCGCCACAAAAGTCGAATTGAATAATGGAGGAAGGGTACTGCGTCTGCGAAAGAACAGGTGGAATGGTTGTAACCAGGAGTAGCCATAATATGATAACCCTCGTTTTCACGACAAGCCCTTGTATACCTAATTTACAAAAAAATATCAATTGTGCCTACTAAGCCTGTAATAGGTTGTTTATGAGGGTATTAATTATAGGTTACAAAAGGTAATACAGGAGAATTGTTAACCGTAGGGTAAACTTCCAGTAAAACGGGCATAACACCAGTTGGCTAACTTGCACCCGCCAGACAGCCATCATTAATGATCGATATAAGAAAACAGTTTTTAAAGCGTAGAATTTTCTCATGTGACTGCAGCCGTGCGATCTCCATCGTGACGGCTTTTTTATGATCCGGGTGGGAGGCCAACTTCATAACCTGTAGCGGATAGTAAAAGCGGGTAGTTGAATTGTAAGCTGTTGATGACTGTTAGCGGCAGTCAAATAGTGTTTAATTATAAATTGACCAAGGGAAGTGGGTAGTGTGTGGTAATGCTGTGTGTTCGTACTTTTACCAGCGTGTCTGTGGTATTGTGAAATTATCATGCGGAGCAGCCGTTCATGGGCTGAATGATGCCGGTGATACATATTGCTAACTCGCATATTTATCATGAGAATGAAATAGTTGGGCATATATGAATTTCATAATCATCCAGCTACGTACCTTTACTGTCTAATCTGATCAATACAACTTTTTATAAGTGAGAGGAATTCTCTCATGTGACTGACGCCGTTCGATTTCTATCGTGACGGCTCTTTTGTTTTATACCAACGGTTCCGGAGTGTCCTTGGATAGGCATCATTTTAGCTGTATAAAAAGTTGGTGTAAATTTTCCTCATTTTGCGGCATCGACCTATGTGTCATCTATGATGTACAAACGCAATTATAAGCGCCTCTAAATTATCTGGTACGGTCATTGATATTTATGTTCTAAAATATTTATTACCTAAATGTCAATCTATGAAAACATTACTTATTGCAGTGGCCGTGCTCTTTACGGCTACTACGACCATGAGCGCTTTGGGCACTGAGAACCGGGCCGTAACACTCTCTGAAGAAGGTTATTCTGGTAATTTTCAGGATACCACCAAGAAGAAGAAAGACAAAAAGAAAAAAGACACAACAGAAAAGAGGGATACAACGACCGCTCAGTACCATCATTAAAACGGGTGTCATGAGATCAAAAAGGAAAAGTCGTCCCAACAATACTGTGGGGACGACTTTTTATATATAGAAGGAATGGGCGTTTAGTTAAAGATCAGTTCGGGATAGGGGATGTCGAGTTTGTATTTGAGATCAGAGCAACGGAACATCAGGATGTTGATAATAGCCTCAGTGGAATACTGGTAACTGATGGTGGGAGTTACAGGATCGTTTACCCAGTTATTAAAAGTATCTGTGAAATCATCATCCAGCTTATCTAATGTCTTAACGCCAATCTTTTTCAAGGCGGCGGCATTGCACATTTGCTCATATTGGCCCTTGATGGGTATGGCGATCATCTTTTTCTTCAGGTGTAAGGCTTCTGCGGGAGTTTCAAATCCTGCGCCGCAAACAATACCATGGCAACTGATGAGACTACGATTGAAATCATCCTTATTAACGGGTGTAAGGGTAATATTGCCGATGGTCTTTCTCTCTTTGGTTTGACGGGAGAAGACTTCGAAGCGGTGATCTTTAAAAGGGGCCAATAAGGCCATCAATTCATTGTCGCAGTAGGATGGCAGGTATACAGTAATATGACCATCATTCCTGGCTTCTGATTCCAGGATCTCTTTTTTGATAACGGGAGAGAAGATGAAATCGTCGTATGATTCAAAATGAAGCCCTATATACTGTGTTGCTCTTGCATAGTTCTGCAGTATCCATTCGCCAAACCTGTTGGTTTTTTCGGGTCTTGGGGTTTTGTCGGAAAGGAAGCTGGCCTGGTGACCAAAGTTTACAGAAGGCACTTTTTTACGGGCACAGGCCAGGGAGGTGATAATTTCAAAGTCATTCAACACGAGATCGTATTTCTCAACGGGCAGGTCCCTGGCTTCTTTCATGATCCGGAGTGGGGAGATACTGCGGGTAAGTTTCCAATAATCGAGGGATCCCTTACAGGTATAGAAGAGGCTAAGTCCGTTGCTCCGGTATTTGACGGGAGCATCGAGGGGTA encodes:
- a CDS encoding glycosyltransferase family protein; this translates as MKILYALQATGNGHISRAMELLPWLQKFGTVDLFLSGANSTLPLDAPVKYRSNGLSLFYTCKGSLDYWKLTRSISPLRIMKEARDLPVEKYDLVLNDFEIITSLACARKKVPSVNFGHQASFLSDKTPRPEKTNRFGEWILQNYARATQYIGLHFESYDDFIFSPVIKKEILESEARNDGHITVYLPSYCDNELMALLAPFKDHRFEVFSRQTKERKTIGNITLTPVNKDDFNRSLISCHGIVCGAGFETPAEALHLKKKMIAIPIKGQYEQMCNAAALKKIGVKTLDKLDDDFTDTFNNWVNDPVTPTISYQYSTEAIINILMFRCSDLKYKLDIPYPELIFN